A genome region from bacterium includes the following:
- a CDS encoding transcriptional regulator codes for MKSRPADSPHRPAVKGLADALFSKVQQRVLGLLFGDPSRTFYANEIIGLAQSGTGAVQRELSRLEASGIVIAHRVGRQKHYQANPKSPVFAELRGLVLKTCGLADVLRAALALHAESIFAAFVYGSVAKHEDTSESDIDLLILSDHLAYAELFAVLEPAATTLARKVAPTIYSRQEFRDRRASGNAFLARILAQPRLWLIGGDDELAI; via the coding sequence GATTCCCCCCATCGCCCAGCCGTGAAGGGGCTGGCCGATGCGCTCTTCTCCAAGGTCCAACAGCGAGTCCTTGGCCTGCTCTTCGGCGATCCGAGCCGGACCTTCTATGCCAACGAGATCATCGGGCTTGCCCAATCGGGAACTGGTGCCGTACAGCGCGAGCTTTCGCGATTGGAGGCCTCGGGCATCGTGATCGCCCATCGCGTGGGCAGACAGAAGCACTACCAAGCCAACCCGAAGTCCCCAGTGTTCGCGGAGCTCCGCGGGCTGGTGCTCAAGACCTGTGGACTTGCGGATGTTCTGCGTGCGGCCCTTGCTCTGCATGCGGAGTCGATCTTCGCCGCCTTTGTCTACGGGTCCGTAGCCAAGCATGAGGACACCAGCGAGAGCGACATCGACCTCCTGATCCTCAGCGACCATCTCGCCTATGCCGAGCTCTTCGCCGTCCTCGAGCCGGCTGCCACGACCCTAGCGCGTAAGGTGGCGCCGACGATCTATAGCCGCCAAGAATTCCGCGATCGCAGAGCGAGCGGGAACGCCTTCCTGGCCCGGATCCTCGCCCAGCCTAGGCTCTGGCTGATCGGCGGAGACGATGAGCTCGCCATTTGA
- a CDS encoding tetratricopeptide repeat protein, with the protein MKPSLFVPILLVLAVLTAYGQTLGFDFVNFDDPDYVTENPLVARGLSGEGLRWAFTTHHAQNYHPLTWASLMLDAQLFGVKSARGFHLTNLLLHALNALLLFWLLRALTGALWKSALVAGFLALHPLHVESVAWIAERKDVLSQAFALGATLAWLRWARSGRPRDYALALALLALGLLAKQMLVTLPLLWLLLDFWPLGRLCNAATRRQAAGLARRQALLEKLPALALSAGAIALTLAAQTRRAALLPVDDRLANAVVATARYLGKLVWPHPLSALYPHPAMAGGEPLAVWQIGGALVLIAALSAAAFRFRRLGWPFVGWFWFLGALVPVIGIVQVGEQAMADRYAYLPFIGLYLALVWGIGAWLEGPGRRWRDPAAVLAVLALFACLIGTRERANAWRDSIALGERAREVKPVHPKMLYNLGLAYADAHRYPEAAGSFTAALAISPDYAKALNNLGQTYEAMGKLDGARGAYQTAVAKDPDFALARINLSRLLAKAGDMDGAIAQRIRAVALDPDDAAGRNNLGALLAQAGRFEEAVTQFRAALAIDPGNAEARRNLEVALRLIEQRGSIPARPAD; encoded by the coding sequence ATGAAGCCCAGCCTCTTCGTCCCCATCCTGCTCGTGCTCGCCGTGCTCACAGCCTACGGCCAGACGCTCGGCTTCGACTTCGTCAACTTCGACGACCCCGACTACGTGACCGAGAACCCGCTGGTCGCCCGCGGGCTGAGCGGCGAGGGCCTGCGCTGGGCCTTCACCACGCATCACGCGCAGAACTACCACCCGCTGACTTGGGCTTCGCTGATGCTGGACGCGCAGCTCTTCGGCGTGAAGAGCGCCCGCGGCTTCCACCTGACGAACCTGCTCCTGCACGCGCTGAACGCGCTGCTCCTCTTCTGGCTGCTGCGCGCGCTCACCGGCGCCCTCTGGAAGAGCGCGCTCGTCGCCGGCTTCTTGGCGCTGCACCCCCTGCACGTGGAATCCGTGGCCTGGATCGCCGAGCGCAAGGACGTGCTAAGCCAGGCTTTCGCCCTCGGCGCCACGCTGGCTTGGTTGCGCTGGGCGCGCAGTGGCCGGCCGCGCGACTACGCGCTGGCCCTCGCGCTCCTCGCCCTCGGCCTGCTCGCCAAGCAGATGCTCGTCACCCTGCCCCTGCTCTGGCTGCTGCTGGACTTCTGGCCGCTGGGCCGCCTTTGCAACGCGGCCACGCGCCGGCAGGCCGCGGGGCTCGCGCGGCGCCAGGCTTTGCTCGAGAAGCTGCCCGCGCTCGCCCTCAGCGCCGGCGCGATTGCGCTCACGCTGGCCGCGCAGACGCGCCGCGCCGCGCTGCTCCCCGTCGACGATCGGCTGGCCAACGCCGTCGTGGCCACAGCGCGCTACCTCGGCAAGCTCGTCTGGCCGCATCCGCTCTCGGCGCTCTATCCGCACCCGGCGATGGCCGGCGGCGAGCCGCTCGCCGTCTGGCAGATCGGCGGCGCGCTGGTCCTGATCGCCGCGCTCAGCGCGGCGGCCTTCCGCTTCCGGCGTCTCGGCTGGCCCTTCGTGGGCTGGTTCTGGTTCCTCGGCGCGCTGGTGCCGGTGATCGGCATCGTCCAGGTGGGCGAGCAGGCGATGGCCGACCGCTACGCCTACCTGCCCTTCATCGGTCTCTACCTGGCGCTGGTCTGGGGGATCGGCGCGTGGCTGGAAGGCCCCGGCCGCCGCTGGCGCGATCCCGCAGCCGTGCTCGCCGTCCTCGCGCTGTTCGCCTGCCTCATCGGGACGCGCGAGCGGGCAAACGCCTGGCGGGACTCGATCGCCCTTGGCGAGCGCGCGCGCGAGGTGAAGCCGGTGCATCCCAAGATGCTCTACAACCTCGGCCTCGCCTATGCCGACGCCCACCGCTACCCGGAGGCCGCAGGCAGCTTCACGGCCGCGCTCGCGATCAGCCCCGACTACGCCAAGGCGCTGAACAACCTCGGCCAGACCTACGAGGCCATGGGCAAGCTCGACGGGGCGCGCGGGGCCTATCAGACAGCCGTCGCCAAGGATCCGGACTTCGCGCTCGCGCGGATCAACCTGAGCCGCCTGCTCGCCAAGGCAGGGGACATGGACGGGGCCATCGCGCAGCGCATCCGCGCGGTCGCCCTCGACCCGGACGACGCCGCCGGCCGCAACAACCTGGGCGCCCTGCTCGCGCAGGCGGGCCGCTTCGAGGAAGCGGTGACGCAGTTCCGCGCGGCGCTGGCGATCGATCCCGGCAACGCCGAGGCCAGGCGGAATCTCGAGGTGGCCCTGCGGCTGATCGAGCAGCGCGGATCCATACCAGCCCGCCCCGCCGACTAG
- a CDS encoding prepilin-type N-terminal cleavage/methylation domain-containing protein: protein MRNAVHSRWTKGFTLLEVIIAIAIIGIMIGAIAPVAHRQLVAAREDATRQELERLRGALAAYYEDVGAFPGEGGGLAGLVGTGGPAGWQGPYLESGDDDPAAAVRTDAFGQDYVYDLAPSVTPAGAADLIVASPGANRRLELRTGGTWQLGNASTVDDIVLAIATGPLDRDKRLASLAELEALAAGARRHYQDHSSFPAQLADLSGSYVDPGFAGDSFEDDWRQAYASRIESLGGGASRLILWSRGPNHTDENGGGDDLRLEVNSSAIPPLNPGGGNPTPPSETELELQTIQAAVDANPGLNLNRPWNQVRQDLGLGNEYRRDEWNRNYLINVGARRIFSAGADGDAWTVADNVPTGEGY from the coding sequence ATGAGGAACGCCGTGCACAGCCGCTGGACGAAGGGCTTCACCCTGCTGGAAGTGATCATCGCGATCGCGATCATCGGCATCATGATCGGCGCCATCGCGCCGGTGGCGCATCGCCAGCTCGTGGCGGCGCGCGAGGACGCCACGCGCCAGGAGCTGGAGCGCCTGCGCGGCGCGCTCGCCGCCTACTACGAGGACGTCGGCGCCTTCCCCGGCGAGGGCGGGGGCCTGGCCGGCCTGGTCGGGACCGGCGGCCCCGCGGGCTGGCAGGGGCCCTATCTCGAGTCGGGCGACGACGATCCCGCGGCCGCGGTGCGCACCGACGCCTTCGGCCAGGACTACGTCTACGACCTCGCGCCCAGCGTGACGCCGGCGGGCGCCGCGGATCTCATCGTCGCCAGCCCGGGCGCGAACCGCCGCCTCGAGCTGCGCACCGGCGGCACCTGGCAGCTCGGCAACGCGTCGACGGTGGACGACATCGTGCTGGCGATCGCGACCGGCCCCCTCGATCGCGACAAGCGCCTCGCCTCCCTCGCCGAGCTGGAGGCGCTCGCCGCGGGCGCGCGCCGGCACTACCAGGATCACAGCAGCTTCCCCGCGCAGCTCGCGGACCTCTCGGGCAGCTACGTCGACCCGGGTTTCGCCGGCGACAGCTTCGAAGACGACTGGCGCCAGGCCTACGCATCGCGGATCGAGTCCCTCGGCGGCGGCGCGAGCCGGCTCATCCTCTGGAGCCGGGGCCCCAATCACACGGACGAGAACGGCGGCGGGGACGATCTCCGCCTCGAGGTGAACAGCAGCGCCATCCCGCCCCTGAACCCGGGCGGGGGCAACCCGACGCCACCCAGCGAGACCGAGCTCGAGCTGCAGACGATCCAGGCCGCGGTGGACGCGAATCCCGGGCTCAACCTGAACCGGCCCTGGAATCAGGTGCGCCAGGACCTCGGCCTTGGCAACGAGTACCGCCGCGACGAGTGGAACCGCAACTACCTGATCAACGTGGGCGCCCGGCGCATCTTCTCCGCCGGCGCCGACGGTGACGCCTGGACGGTGGCCGACAACGTGCCCACCGGGGAGGGCTATTGA
- a CDS encoding type II secretion system F family protein, protein MREFRYRALSAGGETVTGMRPAADVAALARDLTAQNLILLEGRPSLRLGGVSRVRRRDLLDFTLHMATSLGAGIPVIQALRDAEAGMAGQGFARIVKELREEISSGSQVAEAMSHHPDVFPELYLALVAAGESSGNLDGTLGELVRHLEWADDLSSKVKQALMYPALLATATLGLFLLMIIFVIPRFLEVFQELDYQLPTLTLRVLAVGSFFRHWWPFLLGGAFGLAWGWRLLYRSERGRYAIDHLLLRLPIVGGFQRNLALARFARNFAMLFASGIDILRVLALLQRVVGNSVLAAEVAAARQRIVTGDTLAHAFADSPHFPPLLKRLIGVGEQAGSLDKSLAKAAEYLDKELPRALKRLFTLLEAAIIVVLGALIAISALAMLLPIFQIQSQLLK, encoded by the coding sequence ATGAGGGAGTTCCGCTACAGGGCACTCAGCGCGGGCGGCGAGACGGTGACCGGCATGCGGCCAGCCGCCGACGTCGCCGCGCTCGCGCGCGACCTGACGGCGCAGAACCTGATCCTGCTCGAAGGCCGCCCCTCGCTCCGCCTGGGCGGCGTGAGCCGCGTCCGTCGCCGCGACCTGCTCGACTTCACGCTGCACATGGCGACCTCTCTCGGCGCCGGCATCCCGGTGATCCAGGCTCTGCGCGACGCCGAGGCCGGCATGGCTGGTCAGGGCTTCGCGCGCATCGTCAAGGAGCTGCGCGAGGAGATCAGCAGCGGCAGTCAGGTGGCCGAGGCGATGAGCCACCATCCCGACGTGTTCCCCGAGCTCTATCTGGCCCTCGTGGCGGCCGGCGAGAGCTCGGGCAACCTGGACGGAACCCTGGGCGAGCTCGTGCGCCACCTCGAGTGGGCCGACGACCTGAGCAGCAAGGTGAAGCAGGCGCTCATGTACCCAGCGCTGCTCGCCACCGCGACGCTCGGCCTCTTTCTGCTCATGATCATCTTCGTGATCCCGCGCTTCCTGGAGGTCTTCCAGGAGCTGGACTACCAGCTGCCGACGCTCACCCTGCGCGTGCTCGCGGTGGGCAGCTTCTTTCGCCACTGGTGGCCTTTCCTCCTCGGCGGCGCCTTCGGCCTCGCCTGGGGATGGCGCCTGCTCTACCGCAGCGAGCGGGGCCGCTACGCGATCGACCACCTGCTGCTGCGCCTGCCGATCGTCGGCGGCTTCCAGCGCAACCTGGCGCTCGCGCGCTTCGCGCGCAACTTCGCGATGCTCTTCGCCTCGGGCATCGACATCCTGCGCGTGCTCGCCCTCTTGCAGCGCGTGGTCGGCAACAGCGTGCTCGCGGCGGAGGTCGCGGCGGCCCGCCAGCGCATCGTGACGGGCGACACTCTCGCCCACGCCTTCGCGGACAGCCCCCACTTTCCGCCGCTGCTCAAGCGCCTGATCGGCGTCGGGGAGCAGGCCGGCAGCCTCGACAAGTCGCTCGCCAAGGCGGCCGAGTATCTCGACAAGGAGCTGCCGCGCGCGCTCAAGCGGCTCTTCACGCTGCTCGAGGCGGCGATCATCGTCGTGCTCGGCGCGCTGATCGCGATCAGCGCTCTGGCCATGCTGCTGCCCATCTTCCAGATCCAGAGCCAGCTGCTGAAATGA
- a CDS encoding type II secretion system protein GspE, which translates to MEVKSAGRLGDILISAGLIGPEHLELALKEQAQTGEKLGAILQRLGLVTEKEIARILASQAGVPHVSLREEWIQREAVALIPASFCEEERVFPTAIRGKTLVLAMANPLDLECIDAAGRLTGHYIEVVHATDSDIQATLQQYFGSRSDIDARIDQTIAGARTSLAAGARGADGDSPYVRLVDLLIGKAVELGATDIHVEPEEKVIRCRYRVDGRLRQGHSLPKELQSVVTTRFKILAGMNISESRVPQDGRILFEQEGRKIDLRVSSFPTVHGETFVSRLLDKQNLLVGLPGLGMNKKMLAAFTRDLARPNGIILVTGPTGSGKTTTLYSAIQHLNAPDVKMITLEDPVEYELPLINQGQIQAAQGFTFARGLRAILRQDPDIILVGEIRDQETASLAIRAALTGHLVFSTLHTNDAVGVIPRLVDMGVEPYLLSATLVAVLAQRLVRGVCPVCRVSVTPTPEQRELLGLDEASFAESSFTEGKGCPSCNDTGYKGRLAVFEYLQATEAVRRLIAERAPTDAILAVAREQGMRSLREDALAKVRRGKTTLTEMLRVVA; encoded by the coding sequence ATGGAAGTCAAGAGCGCTGGTCGGCTGGGCGACATCCTGATCTCGGCCGGCCTGATCGGCCCCGAGCACCTGGAGCTCGCGCTCAAGGAGCAGGCCCAGACCGGGGAGAAGCTGGGGGCCATTCTCCAGCGCCTCGGCCTCGTCACCGAGAAGGAGATCGCGCGCATCCTCGCCAGCCAGGCGGGCGTGCCGCACGTCTCCCTGCGCGAGGAGTGGATCCAGCGCGAGGCCGTTGCGCTGATCCCGGCGAGCTTCTGCGAGGAGGAGCGCGTCTTTCCGACGGCGATCCGGGGCAAGACCCTCGTGCTCGCGATGGCCAATCCCCTCGACCTCGAGTGCATCGACGCCGCCGGCCGCCTGACCGGCCACTACATCGAGGTCGTGCACGCCACCGACAGCGACATCCAGGCGACGCTGCAGCAATACTTCGGCAGCCGCAGCGACATCGACGCCCGCATCGACCAGACCATCGCGGGCGCCCGCACGAGCCTCGCTGCCGGCGCGCGCGGGGCCGACGGCGACTCGCCCTACGTGCGCCTCGTCGACCTGCTGATCGGCAAGGCCGTCGAGCTCGGCGCGACGGACATCCACGTCGAGCCCGAAGAGAAGGTGATCCGCTGCCGCTACCGCGTCGACGGCCGCTTGCGCCAGGGCCACTCGCTGCCCAAGGAGCTGCAGAGCGTCGTCACGACGCGCTTCAAGATCCTGGCTGGGATGAACATCTCCGAGTCGCGAGTGCCCCAGGACGGGCGCATCCTGTTCGAGCAGGAGGGGCGCAAGATCGACCTGCGCGTCTCCTCCTTCCCGACCGTGCACGGCGAGACCTTCGTCTCCCGCCTGCTCGACAAGCAGAACCTGCTCGTCGGCCTGCCGGGCCTGGGCATGAACAAGAAGATGCTCGCCGCGTTCACCCGCGACCTGGCGCGCCCCAACGGCATCATTCTCGTCACGGGGCCGACCGGCTCCGGCAAGACGACCACGCTCTACTCGGCGATCCAGCACCTGAACGCGCCCGACGTCAAGATGATCACGCTCGAGGACCCGGTCGAGTACGAACTGCCCCTGATCAACCAGGGCCAGATCCAGGCCGCGCAGGGCTTCACCTTCGCGCGCGGCCTGCGCGCGATCCTGCGCCAGGATCCGGACATCATCCTCGTCGGCGAGATCCGTGACCAGGAGACGGCGAGCCTCGCCATCCGGGCCGCACTGACCGGCCACCTCGTCTTCAGCACCCTGCACACGAACGACGCGGTGGGCGTGATCCCCCGTCTCGTCGACATGGGCGTGGAGCCCTACCTCCTCTCGGCGACCCTGGTCGCCGTGCTCGCGCAGCGCCTCGTGCGCGGCGTCTGCCCGGTCTGCCGCGTGAGCGTGACGCCAACGCCCGAGCAGCGCGAGCTGCTGGGCTTGGACGAGGCGAGCTTCGCCGAATCCAGCTTCACTGAAGGCAAGGGCTGCCCGAGCTGCAACGACACCGGCTACAAGGGGCGCCTCGCCGTCTTCGAGTACCTGCAGGCGACTGAGGCCGTGCGCCGGCTCATCGCCGAGCGTGCGCCGACGGACGCCATCCTCGCCGTCGCCCGCGAGCAGGGCATGCGCAGCCTGCGCGAGGACGCGCTGGCCAAGGTGAGGCGCGGCAAGACCACGCTCACCGAAATGCTGCGGGTGGTGGCATGA